The genomic interval TCGTTGTAATGACCGCGATGACATAAATAAAAACTACTATTTAAGAAAACGACTTGCATTATGCAGCAGTTCAGAGATGAAGCAGCTCATCGTCATTTTATCCACTCAGGCTTATCAACATCCTTGTTTAAAATCAGCCTGACTGGGCAGTAAATAATACATTAACTGGTTTAGCGGACTTATTCCGCTGTTCCTGCATTGACATGACGTCAATGCAGATAATGTTCAATCCTAAGGATAAAGCTATGCAAACTAAAGTTACCCGTGTAATTCGTAATGTACTGGCGGCCGCAGCCGTAAGCGGAATCACCTTTGCCGCTCAGGCGGCCGATGGAAAAATTAATTTTACCGGCACAATCCTTGATTCGGCCTGTACGATTGATACCAATACGGCGAATCAAACCGTTAACCTTGGGAAAATCCCTAAAAGCTCGTTTAGCGCGGCCGGATCTGTTGCTGCCGCAACCCGCTTCAGCATTGTGTTGAACAATTGCCCCGCGGCCGTGACCTCTGCCGCCATTAAGTTTGATGGTACTGCGGACAGCTCTGACACCAGTATTCTTGCGCTGAACAGCGATCAAACGGCGAAAGGCGTTGGCGTTGCGTTTTACGAAGAGGACGGCATTACCGCGATCCCTCTGGCTACCCAGTCGAAGAGCGTCACTCTTGACACCAGCGCAGGCGAAGATGCCGCAAACAGCAATAAGATGACCTTCGTGGCTAAATATAAGGCAACGCAGGCTGCCGTGGTGGCGGGTACGGCAAACGCGACGTCAGATTTTACCATTACCTATCAGTAATATTTCGGGCGTACTAAAGGTACGCCCCGTTGTCTCTTGCTGAAATAAAGGGAACGTATGATGAGCCAACTTATTCGAACGATTGTGTTATTAGGCGCTTGCCTGCTCTCTTTGCCGGTTCAGGCCAGCATAACCGTCGGGGGGACGCGCTTAATTTATAATGGAAATGAAAACGAAGCCTCACTCCCTGTGAGTAACAGTCGGGATGCTGTTCCCTATTTAATTCAGTCATGGGTTGAGTTAAGTGAAAACGCGAAGGAGAAGGTTCCTTTTATCGTTACGCCGCCCCTGTTCCGCCTCGACGGAGGCCATGAAAATACGCTGCGGATCATTTATACCGGTGAAAAAGCGCTGCCTGATAATCGCGAATCTGTTTTTTGGCTAAACGTTAAGTCTATTCCCTCAATGACCCGGTCAGATGAAAATCGGCTGCTTATTGCCGTTAAGACGCGCATGAAGCTTTTCTATCGCCCTGCGGCTCTGGCGTCAGAAAAATCCGGTGAAGCATGGATGAAATTAAAGTTTGAGCCGCGCGGCGAACACCTGGTGATTAATAACCCAACGCCGTTCTACGTTTCTCTTTATTCATTAACGATTGGCAATAAAAAGATTGCGCAGCCGCCAATGATTTCACCCTTTGGTTCCGAAACGGTGGCCGGCAGTGGATCGCAGGTGGCCTGGAAGGCCATAAATGATTTTGGTGGCGTAACGACAGAAAAGCGCCAGATGCTGAAATAAAAAATATCAACAATACGCTATGTCACTCGCGCAGGTAAGCAAAGTGAATACTGTTCCTTTTTCTCGATATGGTTTTTTCTCTGGCTCGTGGCCTAACCGCGTAAGTCGACTCTCGACGATAGCGCTTTTTATTTCGGGCGTTTTTCCCGCAGCCGCGGACGAACTCTATTTCATGGCCGATGCGCTAGAAAAAACACACTCGACTTCTCAGGGCATCGATCTGGGCCGCTTCGAGCGGGGAGAGCAGTTACCCGGCACCTACAGGGTGGAAATATGGCTTAATGAAAATTACATCCGAACGGAAAATATCTCTTTTGTATCTATTAACGGCGTCGGGCTGGCGCCGGAGCTTAACCGTGGCGTGCTGGAAACACTCGGTGTCAGGGTCAAGGCATTTCCTGAATTATCCATGCTGCCTGCCGAGGCGATAATTACCGATCCCGGCGCATTTATACCGGATGCCTCCACCCGGCTGGATTTTGACAGGCAGAGGCTGGATATCTCTATCCCTCAATCGGCGCTTAACGCGCGGGCACGCGGCACGGTTGACCCGTCGCGCTGGAACCAGGGCATTTCTGCACTGCTGGTAAATTACAGCATCAACGGCTCGCGCAGCTGGAGCAGGGACGGTGAGAAGCAGGATCAGCTTTATACCAATCTGCAAAGCGGTATTAATGCGGGGCCGTGGCGCCTGCGTAACTACAGCACCGTGACGAAGAACAACGGAAAACAGTTCTTTTCATCGTTGAATACGACCCTGAGCCGCGACGTCCAGTTTTTGAGAGGGCAGTTTCAGGTGGGGGAAACCAGCACCCCCGGCGACGTGTTTGACAGCGTGATGTTTCGCGGCGCGCAAATTTTTTCCGATGACACCATGCTGCCGGAAAGCATGCGCGGCTTCGCCCCTATCATTCGGGGGATCGCCCGCACCAACGCCACGGTTACCGTGAAGCAAAACGGCTACACGGTTTATCAAACCTACGTGGCGCCTGGTAGCTTTGTCATTCGCGATCTCTATCCTACGTCAGCGAGCGGCGATCTGGACATTGTTGTCACCGAAGCCGACGGCAGCGTCCAGCACTTCGTGCAGCCTTTCTCCGCGGTTCCCGTCATGCTGCGGGAAGGCCGCGTGAAGTATGCGCTGAGCGCGGGGGAGTTTCGATCCACGAAGCATGGGGCACATACGCCCACATTCGGCCTGGGCACGCTGGCCTATGGCCTTTCCAATAATCTCACGCTGTACGGCGGCGTCCTGGGGGCAAATAACTATGCGTCCGGCGTGCTCGGTTCCGGCCTCGGCTTTGGCGATATAGGCTCACTGTCGGCAGACGTTACCCTTGCCGAGAGCCAGCTCGTTGAGGAGAAAAATCGCCGTAGCCGGGGGCAGTCCTATCGGGTGCAGTATTCAAAAACGGTGGCCACGACCGATACCACCGTGACGCTCGCCAGCTATCGCTACTCCACGGAAGGGTTTTATACCTTTCAGGAAGTGAATGAATTCAGCAGCCAGCGTTACAACAAGCGAAGCCGACTGCAGCTCAACCTCAGCCAGTCGCTGCAAAGCTGGGGGAACTTTTATATTTCGGCATACCAGCAGGACTACTGGAGCAGACAGGGCTATGAGCGCAACGTCAGCACCGGCTTTAACACCAGTATTCGCGATATCAATTACTCGCTCGGCTACACCTACAGCGAAACGCCGGGCAAAGACCGTAAGGACCAGATTGTAGCCTTTAACCTCCAGGTGCCGCTGAGCAAATGGCTGCCGCAAAGCTGGGCCAGCTATAGCGTAAATATGCAAAAGAACGGTCCTGAAACGCACCAGGTGGGTCTGAGCGGCACCGCACTCGCCGATAATAACCTGAGCTACCTGGTCCAGCAGGGCTATACATCTTCTGGCGGGGAATCGAGAAGCTCCCTAAGCGGAACCTATAAAGGCGGCTACGGCACCGTAAGCGCAGGCTACAACTACAGCCGACAGAACAGTCAGCTGAACTTCGGCCTGCAGGGGGGGATTGTCGGCCACGAGCATGGCGTGACGTTCTCTCAGCCGCTGGGGGATACCGTCGTGCTGCTGGAAGCGCAGGGCGCGCCAGGCGTGAGCGTGCGCAATAACCCTGGCGTTAAAACGGACTGGCGCGGATATGCGGTAGTGCCCTATGCCAGCGCCTATCAGGAAAACCGGATTGCGATAGACATCGGTTCGCTGGGGCCGGACGTGGATGTGGACGAATCCGTAGTCAACGTCGTACCTACGCGCGGTGCCGTGGTGCGCGCGACGTTCAACGCGCGAACGGGGTTCCGGGCCCTGATAACGCTGCTGTATCAGAACTCGCCGGTGCCCTTTGGGGCCATGGTAAAGCTCAACGGAAGCGATGCGATGAGCATTGTCGGGAGCGACGGAGAGGTCTATATGAGCGGCCTGAACGACGGTGACAGCATAACGGTACAGTGGGGAGCGAAAACCTGCCGCGCCAAAATAAACTTGAACGCCTTACCGGGTAAAATTCAGCGTACCACTGTGGCGTGTCGTTAAATTTCTCATTGCGTTAATGCGCATTATTACTTTTACGGGAGGAGGCCTGCGCCTCGCCTGAAATGAAGGAACATATAATGTCCACCGTATTTAAAATCGCGACGGCAGCCGCGGGGTGCGCTGTCTCTCTGAATGCTTTTGCGCTGTGTTCTGCAAACGACGTAGCGGTCAACTTCGATCAAAATATTGTTGTTCAGCGGGATGCGCCCGTTGGAACGGTATTAGCAACGATTATCACCAGTGCTCCCATAACATGTGACCCTGAGGGGCAGCAAATTGGATACGATGGCTCGTGGTTTATTCAGCTCTCCGGGGCGAATGCGGATTACGGCGCCTCGCCGCTGGCAAACGTGCGAGCGACAGAGGTTCCGGGCATCGGCATCCGGTGGAAGAACTTTTCCAGCACCACGCAAAGCAGCGAGTTTGTCACCAGAATGGACCTCAATAACCCGAGCTGGAGGCGAGGGATCCTCCAGAATGGTGTATCAACGTTCACGGATACCTTTGAGCTGATCAAAACCAGCACCACCCCGGCGACGGGCTCAATACCCGCTCTGACGCTAAATATGGAATACAGCACACCGAGGAGTAACAACATTGTGCGCCTGCCGCTTTTTAAATATATATTTTCGCCGATAAATATCAGCACCGCATCCTGTCAGATTGAAGATAAAAATTTGAATATTAATATGGGGATTGCGTTATTACCGAAGTTTAACGGCGTCGGCAGCACCCAGAATCCGGTGACATTTTCCATACCGCTTATCTGTAGTGAACAGACCGCAGTGAATGTGACGCTGGATAACGTCAGCCCGCTTGCCGATCCTGTTAACGGAGTATTAGGGCTAAACAGCAGTTCGACGGCTACAGGCTTGGGCATTCAGCTAAAATATAACGATTCGCCCGTACAGTTCGGCAAGCTTATTAAATACGGCACGACGACCTCGGCGGGGGAAATCGTCAATATTCCCTTTACGGCCGCGTATTACATGACCTCTGCAAATGCGCGATCAGGCTCGGTGAGCGCCACGGCGTCGTTTACTATGACCTATCGTTAACGCTTTATTTGAAATGCCCTCGCGTCCGCTCTGTTCTGCGCGGTATCCACCGAATACCTGAAAGATAACCGCCTAATCAGGCAGAATGAGGTTATGGGGATCGTTTTTTCCGGCATGTTTGGTGCCGGGTTGAGGCTCTGTATTGCCGTCGAGCCCAGAATGCATCTCGACCATTGTCGTGCTGTTCCAGGTGGTGTTTATCATGACGCTTGTGGTTACCAGCGCGAAGGCGCGTCGGCAGGAGAGCGTGACAGCAGGGTGATCGCCTGTTCGCCGTGCTGTTGCCAGTGAAGGGTGAAGGCGGTGCCTTTGGCATAGCCCGCGCGTTGACGGGTCAATGCCAGCGTAAGCGTCTTATCGTCGAGCTGTGTGACGCGAGCGCTGTCAAAACCCATCCAGGATTGCACCTGCGGAAAGAGAGCTTTGAACAGGCTCTCTTTGGCGCTAAACGCCAGCGTCAGGGCGAGGGAGAACGAATAACCTGAGCGGGAAAGGAGGATCTCTTCCTGGGCATCAATGACGCCGTCTTTTATTTCCCGGGCTTCATCTTCGGGGAGGATCGTTTCGCAATCGATGCCGATAAGCGCCGGATGGTCGCATGTCACAACAGCCATCGCCTGCGTGCCGCTGTGGGTGATGCTCCCCGAAACGCCTTCCGGCCAGAGCGGTTCGCCGCTGGGGCCGATGCCGGGAACCGCACGTTCATTTATCCCACCGAGCGCATGCGCGGCGGCGATGCGGCCAGCCAGATGCTCGGCTTTGCGTTTGCGTCCGGCGTTTGAAAGCTCAGCGTAGTGGGGGAGCCAGAGGAGATCGGCATCGGTGAAGGTGGTTGGGTCGAAGGTGACGTAGTAGACGGTGTGGCCGGCAAGAGAAAATGTGCTGTGGGTGGTGTGCATGTTTTTCCTCTTTCATCAAATAGTGCGGCCTGATGCCCTCACCCCGCCCCTCTCCCATAGGGAGAGGGAGGAGTTACTGCCTGAATCAGAAGCGCGTATTCACGCTCATGTACCAGGTATGGCCCGGCTCATTATACGTGTAGGCCCCCGCACCGTACATATACGCACCGGTGGTGGCATTACCGGTGGTCTGGGCATTACCCGCGCGCCACTGACGCTTGTCGAAGACGTTATCCACGCCGCCGGTCAGGCTGACGTTTTTGGTCATGTCCCAGGTCGCGCTCAGGCCAACGATGCTGTACGGGCTGACTTCGTCTTTTTCAGACCCGGTAACTGGTTGACCTTTGTAGTTGTACTTCTTCGGCTGCTGCTTGCCGTACCAGGTAAAGGTCGACTGGAGCGAAACGTCCTGATGAACCTGCCAGCTGAGAGTGGAGTTCAGCGTGTACTCCGGAATGATCGACAGACGGTCGCCGGTCTCCTTGTTCTTGCTCTGCAGCATGTAGGTGATATTGTTGGTCCAGTTGATCGTGTCGCTGACCGGCACGTTCAGGGAGCCTTCCAGCCCTTCGACTACCGCTTTCGGAACGTTTTCCCACTGGTAGATATCGGTTTGTACTTTACCGGAAGAGGTGTGACCAATCGGCGCGTAGCCCGCTTCAATCTTGTCGCGATAGTCGTTGCGGAACCAGGTCACGCCCGCCAGCCAGCCGTCGCGTTTCCACTCCAGACCGATCTCTTTGTTGATGCTGGTTTCCGCTTTCAGATCGTCATTGCCCATCATATAGCAGCCCACACCGTCAGAGCTTGCGTAGCAGCCCTGGCCTTTGCTGTAGAGCAGGTAGTTTGGGTTGGTCTGGTACAGGCTCGGCGCTTTGTAGGCGCGCGCGATCCCCATCTTCAGCGTGAAGTCATCACCCAGACCCTGCGACAGGTTCAGGGACGGGCTCCAGTTGTTGCCGACGATGGTGTGGTGATCGAAGCGCAGGGCAGGGGTCAGCATGGTGCTGTCGGTCAGCTCCATGTTGTTTTCGGCGAACAGGGAGAAAATCTCCGCCGAGGTGTACGGGCTGCGGTCGTTGCTCATGCCCGGGATGGTGCCGCCCTGCTGGGTTTGGGTGAAGGAGGTCGAGTCCTTCATGCGCTGCTGGTTCCACTCGGTGCCCAGCGTCAGGTTCTGGTTGACGAGGAAATCAATCGGCAGGTTGATTTCACTGTGCAGCATCACGTCGGCCAGATCGGTGTCGGTGAATTTATTACTGTTGAACAGCCCTTCCAGGCCGCCCGCCAGCCCTTCGCCCAGACGGGAGTTGCGGGTGTGCTCGTACTGCGCCCAGTTGCTGGTGGTAATGCCGTTATCCCAGCCGCCGTTCCAGGTCACGGCGAAGTTCTGGCGATAGATACGGTTAGTCTCTTTGCCGTAGTTCTTCTTCACCAGCGCGTTGTCGTTGTTGGTGTTCTGGGTATCGCCCGCGTAGAGGTTGTTCTGGCGGCTGTAGCCCGCCTCAAATTCCAGTGACTGCATCGGCGCAAAGTCCCAGCGCACCACGCCGTTGATGTCTTTGTTTTCTACACCCTCGCGGCCCGCGGGCAGCGTGTTCGCGTAGGTACCGGTACGATCGGACTGGTGGCCCTGGTTGATGTCCCACGCGTCGGCCTGGGTTTTGTCCAGGTTACCGAACATGCGGAAGCTGAAGTCGCCGCCCAGCGGGCCGCTCAGGCTGAAGTTGGTGCGTTTGGTGGAACCTTCGTCCTTGTGCTCAGGCGCGTTCAGGTAGGTGTTCCAGGAGCCGTGCCACTGGTCGTCGAATTTTTTGGTAATGATGTTCACCACGCCGCCTGCCGCGCCGTTGCCGTAGCGCGCGGCTGCCGGACCACGGATCACTTCGATGCGCTCGATCATCTCCGGCGGCACCCAGCCGGTATCGCCGCGGGTGTCGCGTTCGCCGCGCCAGCCCAGACGGATGGAGTTACGGCTGGTGACCGGCTTGCCGTCGATCAGGATCAGGGTGTTTTCCGGCCCCATGCCGCGGATGTCAATCTGACGGTTGTTTCCGCGCTGGCCGCTGGTGGAGTTCCCTGTCAGGTTAACGCCCGGCATGGTGCGGATGATTTCCGCCACGTCGCGCGCGGGCGGGTTTTTGCGAATTTCATCGGCGGTGATGGTCGACACGCCCGGCGCCTGCAAATTCTGCTCGGCGGCGGTGATGACCATGGTGTCTTCGTGCTGCGCAGAGGCGGTGTTGTCGTCTGCCATTGCGGGCAGCGCGACACCATAAATCCCTAAATTGACCAGCAAGGCCAGAGAGTGAATCTTCTTATTCATTGTACGTCCCGCTTTTATGGTTATCTATGAACGCGCTTCCCACAGCGCGGGCATTACGCTATTGCAAATGCAAATAGTTATCAATAATATTATCAATAAAATTTGTCCTGAAACAAAAAAGACTGTTAAACATGAGGTTATAAGGGTGACGACGTTAACAACGGGAAGTGAAGCGTGGTGGCAGTCGAAAAACGGGCCTGAATGGGAACGTCATCAGGAAAACTATCGTGTGACATTCTGGTGGCGGGACCCGGCGGGAACGCAGAAAACGTCGACGGTTAAACGCGTCTGGCTCTACGTTACCGGCGTGACCGATCACCATCAACATGCCCGCCCGCAGTCCCTCGAACGCATCCCGGATACCGACGTCTGGCAGTGGCAGGGCGAGTTCAGCCCCGAGTGGCGCGGGAGCTACTGTTTTATCCCTTCTGTAAACGAAAATGATTTTGCCGATACCGTGTTTGAAGGCGAGCAGCCGGACCGCATGGCGCTGCGCGAAGGCTGGCGCAAGCTGCTGCCGCACGCGGTTTCCGACCCGCTGAATGCGCAGAGCTGGCGCGGCGGTCGCGGTCATGCCGTCTCGGCGCTGGAGATGCCGGACGCGCCCGTTCAGCCCGGCTGGGATCGTCCCGATACGCCGTATCAACAGCCGGTCTGCATTGAGTGGAACAGCGAGCGTCTCAACAACCGTCGCCGCGTGTGGATTTTTACCACCGGATATGACGGCCCCGAGCGCCCGCTGGCGGTGCTGCTCGACGGGCAGTTCTGGGCCGAAAGTATGCCCGTCTGGCCTGCGCTGACGTCGCTCACCACCGGGCGCAAACTGCCCTCTGCGGTCTACGTATTAATTGACGCGATCGACATGGAACATCGCAGCCGCGAATTGCCCTGTAACCCCGATTTCTGGCTGGCGGTACAGGAAGAACTTCTCCCCCTTGTAAAACATCTCGCGCCCTTCAGTGACCGCGCCGACCGTACCGTGGTGGCGGGCCAGAGCTTTGGCGGACTCTCTTCGCTTTATGCTGGCCTCAACTGGCCGCAGCGTTTTGGCTGCGTGCTGAGCCAGTCCGGCTCGTACTGGTGGCCGCACCGCGGTGGGCAGCAGGAAGGGTGCCTCATCGAACAGCTCAGAGCCGGTGAGCTCACCGCGAGCGGGCTGCGTATCGTCCTCGAAGCCGGGCGCAACGAGCCGCTGATTTTCAATGCCAATCAGGCGATTTACGCCGAACTACACGCGCAGCAGCAGGTTTCCTGGCGTCAGGTTGACGGCGGACACGATGCGCTTTGCTGGCGCGGTGGGCTGACGCAGGGGCTGATGACCCTATGGCAGCCGCTCATTCAATAACGGAGTCTGTATGGAATTCAGCAATCCTTTCGATAATCCGCAGGGACAGTTCGCCATTTTGCAAAACGACCGTGGGCAGTACAGCCTGTGGCCGCAGCAGTGCGAACTGCCGGCGGGGTGGCGCGTGGTGTGCGAAGCGCAGTCTCAGGAGGGGTGCCAGCAGTGGCTGGCCGGGCACTGGCGCACGCTTGAACCGTCCCATTTTGCGGAGGGGAGCGCATGAACCGTCTTCCTCTCGTCGCCGCCCAGCCGGGGATCTGGATGGCGGAACAGCTGTCCACGCTGCCAAACGCCTGGAGCGTGGCGCATTACACCGAGCTGAAAGGCGATATCGACGCGCCATTGCTGGCAAAAGCCATCGCTGAAGGCATGATGCAGGCCGATACCCTGCGCATGCGTTTTGCAGAAGAAAACGGCGAGGTGTGGCAGTGGGTGGATGACACCTTCATTCTGCCGGAGCCGTCCATCGTTCGCGTTGCCTCTCACGACGACGCCGTGGCGCTGATGGAGGCCGATCTCAATCAAAACCTGCGCGTCGACAGCGGCCAGCCGCTGGCGTTTCATCAGCTGATTCAGGTGGGTGAAAGCCACTGGTACTGGTATCAGCGCTATCATCATCTGGTGGTGGATGGCTTCAGCTTCCCGGCAATTACCCGCCAGATCGCCACGATTTACGCCGCGTGGAAGAAGGGGGAGTCGACGCCTGCCTCCCCGTTTACGCCATTTGCCGGAGTGGTGGAAGAGTATCAGCGCTATCGCGACAGCGAGGCGTATCAGCGCGACGGCGCCTTCTGGGCGGAGCAGCGCAGGCAGCTTCCTTCTCCGGTCTCGCTCTCTTCCGCGCCGCTGCCGGGACGCGCCGCCACTACCGATATCCTGCGCCTGAAAATCGCTGCCGACGGCCGCGCCTTTAGCCAGCTTGCGCAGGCGGCAGGGCAGGCGCAGCGTACCGATCTGGCCCTGGCGCTGGTGGCGCTGTGGCTGGGCCGCCTGACCGGACGGCTGGACTATGCCGCCGGGTTTATCTTTATGCGCCGCATGGGCTCCGCCGCGCTGACCGCGACCGGGCCGGTGCTTAACGTCCTGCCGCTGGCGGTGAATATCAATCCTCAGGAGAGCCTGCCGGAGCTGGCGCTGCGCCTGGCGAACCAGCTGAAAAAAATGCGCCGCCATCAGCGCTACGACGCCGAGCAGATCGTGCGCGACAGCGGGCGTGCCGCAGGCGATGAAGCCCTGTTTGGCCCGGTGCTGAACGTGAAGGTGTTCGATTATCAGCTGGATATCGACGGCGTGGAGGCCATCACCCACACGCTGGCAACCGGCCCGGTGAACGATCTGGAGCTGGCGCTGTTCCCGGACGAGCAGGGTGGCTTGAGTATTGAGATCCTCGCCAATAAACAGCGTTACGATGAAGCGACGCTTTCCCGTCACGTCGCGCGTCTGAACGCGATGCTGATGCAGTTTGCGGCTAACCCGGATCTGCGCTGCGGCGAAGTGGAAACCGTTTCAGAGCAGGAATACGCGCAGCTTGCGCGCATCAACGATACCGGGCTGGCCTTACCGTCTGCCACGCTGGCGGATCTGGTGGCGGAGCAGGCGAGCAAAACGCCGGACGCTCCCGCGCTGGCAGATGCAAACGTCGAATTGAACTATCGTCAGATGCGCGAGCAGGTGGTCGCGCTGGCAAACCTGCTGCGCGCGCGCGGCGTGAAGTCGGGCGACAGCGTGGCGGTGGCACTGCCGCGATCGGTGTTCCTGACGCTGGCGCTGCACGGCATCGTCGAGGCCGGTGCCGCGTGGCTGCCGCTGGATACCGGCTACCCGGACGACCGCCTGCGGATGATGCTCGAAGACGCGAAGCCGTCCCTGCTCATTACCACCGACGAGCAGCTCCCGCGCTTTAGCGATCTGTCGATTACGGCGTTTAGTTACAACACA from Enterobacter sp. JBIWA008 carries:
- a CDS encoding fimbrial protein produces the protein MQTKVTRVIRNVLAAAAVSGITFAAQAADGKINFTGTILDSACTIDTNTANQTVNLGKIPKSSFSAAGSVAAATRFSIVLNNCPAAVTSAAIKFDGTADSSDTSILALNSDQTAKGVGVAFYEEDGITAIPLATQSKSVTLDTSAGEDAANSNKMTFVAKYKATQAAVVAGTANATSDFTITYQ
- a CDS encoding molecular chaperone → MMSQLIRTIVLLGACLLSLPVQASITVGGTRLIYNGNENEASLPVSNSRDAVPYLIQSWVELSENAKEKVPFIVTPPLFRLDGGHENTLRIIYTGEKALPDNRESVFWLNVKSIPSMTRSDENRLLIAVKTRMKLFYRPAALASEKSGEAWMKLKFEPRGEHLVINNPTPFYVSLYSLTIGNKKIAQPPMISPFGSETVAGSGSQVAWKAINDFGGVTTEKRQMLK
- a CDS encoding fimbria/pilus outer membrane usher protein encodes the protein MADALEKTHSTSQGIDLGRFERGEQLPGTYRVEIWLNENYIRTENISFVSINGVGLAPELNRGVLETLGVRVKAFPELSMLPAEAIITDPGAFIPDASTRLDFDRQRLDISIPQSALNARARGTVDPSRWNQGISALLVNYSINGSRSWSRDGEKQDQLYTNLQSGINAGPWRLRNYSTVTKNNGKQFFSSLNTTLSRDVQFLRGQFQVGETSTPGDVFDSVMFRGAQIFSDDTMLPESMRGFAPIIRGIARTNATVTVKQNGYTVYQTYVAPGSFVIRDLYPTSASGDLDIVVTEADGSVQHFVQPFSAVPVMLREGRVKYALSAGEFRSTKHGAHTPTFGLGTLAYGLSNNLTLYGGVLGANNYASGVLGSGLGFGDIGSLSADVTLAESQLVEEKNRRSRGQSYRVQYSKTVATTDTTVTLASYRYSTEGFYTFQEVNEFSSQRYNKRSRLQLNLSQSLQSWGNFYISAYQQDYWSRQGYERNVSTGFNTSIRDINYSLGYTYSETPGKDRKDQIVAFNLQVPLSKWLPQSWASYSVNMQKNGPETHQVGLSGTALADNNLSYLVQQGYTSSGGESRSSLSGTYKGGYGTVSAGYNYSRQNSQLNFGLQGGIVGHEHGVTFSQPLGDTVVLLEAQGAPGVSVRNNPGVKTDWRGYAVVPYASAYQENRIAIDIGSLGPDVDVDESVVNVVPTRGAVVRATFNARTGFRALITLLYQNSPVPFGAMVKLNGSDAMSIVGSDGEVYMSGLNDGDSITVQWGAKTCRAKINLNALPGKIQRTTVACR
- a CDS encoding fimbrial protein, giving the protein MSTVFKIATAAAGCAVSLNAFALCSANDVAVNFDQNIVVQRDAPVGTVLATIITSAPITCDPEGQQIGYDGSWFIQLSGANADYGASPLANVRATEVPGIGIRWKNFSSTTQSSEFVTRMDLNNPSWRRGILQNGVSTFTDTFELIKTSTTPATGSIPALTLNMEYSTPRSNNIVRLPLFKYIFSPINISTASCQIEDKNLNINMGIALLPKFNGVGSTQNPVTFSIPLICSEQTAVNVTLDNVSPLADPVNGVLGLNSSSTATGLGIQLKYNDSPVQFGKLIKYGTTTSAGEIVNIPFTAAYYMTSANARSGSVSATASFTMTYR
- the entD gene encoding enterobactin synthase subunit EntD, giving the protein MHTTHSTFSLAGHTVYYVTFDPTTFTDADLLWLPHYAELSNAGRKRKAEHLAGRIAAAHALGGINERAVPGIGPSGEPLWPEGVSGSITHSGTQAMAVVTCDHPALIGIDCETILPEDEAREIKDGVIDAQEEILLSRSGYSFSLALTLAFSAKESLFKALFPQVQSWMGFDSARVTQLDDKTLTLALTRQRAGYAKGTAFTLHWQQHGEQAITLLSRSPADAPSRW
- a CDS encoding TonB-dependent siderophore receptor: MNKKIHSLALLVNLGIYGVALPAMADDNTASAQHEDTMVITAAEQNLQAPGVSTITADEIRKNPPARDVAEIIRTMPGVNLTGNSTSGQRGNNRQIDIRGMGPENTLILIDGKPVTSRNSIRLGWRGERDTRGDTGWVPPEMIERIEVIRGPAAARYGNGAAGGVVNIITKKFDDQWHGSWNTYLNAPEHKDEGSTKRTNFSLSGPLGGDFSFRMFGNLDKTQADAWDINQGHQSDRTGTYANTLPAGREGVENKDINGVVRWDFAPMQSLEFEAGYSRQNNLYAGDTQNTNNDNALVKKNYGKETNRIYRQNFAVTWNGGWDNGITTSNWAQYEHTRNSRLGEGLAGGLEGLFNSNKFTDTDLADVMLHSEINLPIDFLVNQNLTLGTEWNQQRMKDSTSFTQTQQGGTIPGMSNDRSPYTSAEIFSLFAENNMELTDSTMLTPALRFDHHTIVGNNWSPSLNLSQGLGDDFTLKMGIARAYKAPSLYQTNPNYLLYSKGQGCYASSDGVGCYMMGNDDLKAETSINKEIGLEWKRDGWLAGVTWFRNDYRDKIEAGYAPIGHTSSGKVQTDIYQWENVPKAVVEGLEGSLNVPVSDTINWTNNITYMLQSKNKETGDRLSIIPEYTLNSTLSWQVHQDVSLQSTFTWYGKQQPKKYNYKGQPVTGSEKDEVSPYSIVGLSATWDMTKNVSLTGGVDNVFDKRQWRAGNAQTTGNATTGAYMYGAGAYTYNEPGHTWYMSVNTRF
- the fes gene encoding enterochelin esterase, which gives rise to MTTLTTGSEAWWQSKNGPEWERHQENYRVTFWWRDPAGTQKTSTVKRVWLYVTGVTDHHQHARPQSLERIPDTDVWQWQGEFSPEWRGSYCFIPSVNENDFADTVFEGEQPDRMALREGWRKLLPHAVSDPLNAQSWRGGRGHAVSALEMPDAPVQPGWDRPDTPYQQPVCIEWNSERLNNRRRVWIFTTGYDGPERPLAVLLDGQFWAESMPVWPALTSLTTGRKLPSAVYVLIDAIDMEHRSRELPCNPDFWLAVQEELLPLVKHLAPFSDRADRTVVAGQSFGGLSSLYAGLNWPQRFGCVLSQSGSYWWPHRGGQQEGCLIEQLRAGELTASGLRIVLEAGRNEPLIFNANQAIYAELHAQQQVSWRQVDGGHDALCWRGGLTQGLMTLWQPLIQ
- a CDS encoding MbtH family NRPS accessory protein, whose translation is MEFSNPFDNPQGQFAILQNDRGQYSLWPQQCELPAGWRVVCEAQSQEGCQQWLAGHWRTLEPSHFAEGSA